In Oncorhynchus tshawytscha isolate Ot180627B linkage group LG06, Otsh_v2.0, whole genome shotgun sequence, the following are encoded in one genomic region:
- the ccdc85a gene encoding coiled-coil domain-containing protein 85A isoform X1 has product MEKGTQPQLMAKSAESPAEELSKISDEELVKWRKEELVRRLRRAEAEKMGVMLDHGNLIREVNRRLQQHLTEIRGLKDVNQKLQEDNQELRDLCCFLDDDRQKGKRVSREWQRLGRYSAGLMRKEVSLYLHKLKELEQRQGEVIRENLELKELCILMDEERGEGGGAVRGAGCRSSIDSQSSLSQTGGATTCLLRDVGDGSSNSSAGSTDNPDHPHQKPPTQGPGLGSNPGSNHDKPEGPGSESTGRRHSSTPDYHTFPQACRPRGGSLTSPDPWGLRGPCSPEKHGKSPTRLEAKAQSKPSSADMLAQKQLLGAGQGLGPNQGPGQSSPDLSQRHRGNPVVVGAGCGSPEAKQALPGTPEHLRKGRVIVGSPEVLRHQNLHHSPSSEHGKGRYSTSPPAGREGVQRRTTGDELSPHHRSIYNGMNALISAGCCTNTCRSVKIWDSFDAS; this is encoded by the exons ATGGAGAAGGGGACGCAGCCCCAGCTGATGGCCAAGAGCGCAGAGAGTCCAGCGGAGGAACTCTCCAAGATAAGCGACGAGGAGCTGGTGAAGTGGAGGAAAGAGGAGCTGGTGCGGCGGTTACGGAGGGCAGAAGCCGAGAAGATGGGCGTCATGCTTGACCACGGAAATTTGATCCGGGAGGTGAACCGGCGACTCCAGCAGCACCTGACAGAGATCCGGGGTTTGAAG gACGTGAACCAGAAGTTGCAGGAGGATAACCAAGAGCTGCGGGACCTGTGCTGTTTCCTTGATGACGACCGTCAGAAGGGCAAGCGTGTGTCTCGGGAGTGGCAGCGCCTGGGACGCTACAGCGCTGGCCTCATGAGAAAAGAGGTGTCCCTTTACCTGCACAAACTGAAGGAGCTCGAGCAGCGCCAGGGAGAGGTGATCAGAGAGAACCTGGAGCTCAAGGAGCTGTGTATCCTAATGgacgaggagaggggagaaggggggggaGCAGTGCGGGGTGCAGGGTGCAGAAGTTCCATCGACAGCCAGAGTAGTCTGTCTCAAACTGGGGGGGCTACAACGTGCCTGCTCCGAGACGTGGGGGATGGGAGCAGCAACTCCAGCGCGGGGAGCACGGACAACCCCGACCACCCCCATCAAAAGCCCCCTACCCAGGGTCCTGGGCTGGGCTCCAACCCTGGCTCTAACCATGACAAACCAGAGGGCCCAGGCTCAGAGTCTACAGGCCGTCGCCACAGCTCCACCCCAGACTACCACACCTTCCCACAGGCCTGCAGGCCCCGCGGGGGGTCCCTCACCAGCCCTGACCCCTGGGGCCTCCGGGGACCCTGCAGCCCAGAGAAACACGGCAAATCCCCTACTAGACTGGAGGCCAAGGCTCAGTCCAAACCCAGCAGTGCTGACATGCTGGCCCAGAAACAGCTCTTGGGGGCTGGGCAAGGGCTAGGGCCAAACCAGGGTCCGGGTCAGTCAAGTCCAGACCTCTCACAGAGACACAGGGGTAATCCGGTCGTGGTTGGGGCTGGATGTGGGAGCCCTGAGGCCAAACAGGCACTGCCGGGGACACCAGAGCACCTGAGGAAGGGTCGGGTGATAGTGGGGAGCCCTGAAGTGTTACGACACCAGAACCTCCACCACAGCCCCAGTTCAGAGCACGGGAAGGGGAGGTACAGCACCAGCCCCCCAGCAGGCAGGGAGGGGGTACAAAGGAGGACCACTGGAGACGAGTTGTCTCCTCACCACCGCAGCATCTACAACGGCATGAATG
- the ccdc85a gene encoding coiled-coil domain-containing protein 85A isoform X2: MEKGTQPQLMAKSAESPAEELSKISDEELVKWRKEELVRRLRRAEAEKMGVMLDHGNLIREVNRRLQQHLTEIRGLKDVNQKLQEDNQELRDLCCFLDDDRQKGKRVSREWQRLGRYSAGLMRKEVSLYLHKLKELEQRQGEVIRENLELKELCILMDEERGEGGGAVRGAGCRSSIDSQSSLSQTGGATTCLLRDVGDGSSNSSAGSTDNPDHPHQKPPTQGPGLGSNPGSNHDKPEGPGSESTGRRHSSTPDYHTFPQACRPRGGSLTSPDPWGLRGPCSPEKHGKSPTRLEAKAQSKPSSADMLAQKQLLGAGQGLGPNQGPGQSSPDLSQRHRGNPVVVGAGCGSPEAKQALPGTPEHLRKGRVIVGSPEVLRHQNLHHSPSSEHGKGRYSTSPPAGREGVQRRTTGDELSPHHRSIYNGMNALMPPDPDKPP; encoded by the exons ATGGAGAAGGGGACGCAGCCCCAGCTGATGGCCAAGAGCGCAGAGAGTCCAGCGGAGGAACTCTCCAAGATAAGCGACGAGGAGCTGGTGAAGTGGAGGAAAGAGGAGCTGGTGCGGCGGTTACGGAGGGCAGAAGCCGAGAAGATGGGCGTCATGCTTGACCACGGAAATTTGATCCGGGAGGTGAACCGGCGACTCCAGCAGCACCTGACAGAGATCCGGGGTTTGAAG gACGTGAACCAGAAGTTGCAGGAGGATAACCAAGAGCTGCGGGACCTGTGCTGTTTCCTTGATGACGACCGTCAGAAGGGCAAGCGTGTGTCTCGGGAGTGGCAGCGCCTGGGACGCTACAGCGCTGGCCTCATGAGAAAAGAGGTGTCCCTTTACCTGCACAAACTGAAGGAGCTCGAGCAGCGCCAGGGAGAGGTGATCAGAGAGAACCTGGAGCTCAAGGAGCTGTGTATCCTAATGgacgaggagaggggagaaggggggggaGCAGTGCGGGGTGCAGGGTGCAGAAGTTCCATCGACAGCCAGAGTAGTCTGTCTCAAACTGGGGGGGCTACAACGTGCCTGCTCCGAGACGTGGGGGATGGGAGCAGCAACTCCAGCGCGGGGAGCACGGACAACCCCGACCACCCCCATCAAAAGCCCCCTACCCAGGGTCCTGGGCTGGGCTCCAACCCTGGCTCTAACCATGACAAACCAGAGGGCCCAGGCTCAGAGTCTACAGGCCGTCGCCACAGCTCCACCCCAGACTACCACACCTTCCCACAGGCCTGCAGGCCCCGCGGGGGGTCCCTCACCAGCCCTGACCCCTGGGGCCTCCGGGGACCCTGCAGCCCAGAGAAACACGGCAAATCCCCTACTAGACTGGAGGCCAAGGCTCAGTCCAAACCCAGCAGTGCTGACATGCTGGCCCAGAAACAGCTCTTGGGGGCTGGGCAAGGGCTAGGGCCAAACCAGGGTCCGGGTCAGTCAAGTCCAGACCTCTCACAGAGACACAGGGGTAATCCGGTCGTGGTTGGGGCTGGATGTGGGAGCCCTGAGGCCAAACAGGCACTGCCGGGGACACCAGAGCACCTGAGGAAGGGTCGGGTGATAGTGGGGAGCCCTGAAGTGTTACGACACCAGAACCTCCACCACAGCCCCAGTTCAGAGCACGGGAAGGGGAGGTACAGCACCAGCCCCCCAGCAGGCAGGGAGGGGGTACAAAGGAGGACCACTGGAGACGAGTTGTCTCCTCACCACCGCAGCATCTACAACGGCATGAATG